From Strigops habroptila isolate Jane chromosome 16, bStrHab1.2.pri, whole genome shotgun sequence:
TGTGAACAGCCCTCATGGTAGTTATTAGTCTACCATCTTGTGCTGTTACTGTTGTATCTTCTTACAGTGTATTTGTGTTTTACAACATCATTACCcttctgtgtttatattttccCTGAAATACAGTTCAATGTGAGTATGATGCAGGGTTTTTATATGTTGGCTAACTCAAGACTTGTaaagaagttaatttcttttacCTTTAACAGGGAAGGATTTTGGAGAAGACTGGACTTTGCAATCAAATCACATTTGGCCGATACGTGCGACAAGGACGGAAACTAGGGGTGGATCCAAAGCTCTTTATCCAGGATCTGCAGTTTAACAAAGTACCTGTGAGGGTTTATCAGCCTAAAGCTACTTCTGACGGGCGAAGGAGAGCTCTCATCTTCTTTCATGGAGGAGGCTGGGTGTTTGGAAGTCTTGGTAAGATACTTGCTGGAAGGACTGTAGTAATGTAGAAAGAACATTCTCATTTTTCTATAAAATTGAAGTAAGAGGAGGGTTCAGCATGGGATTTGGGAGGAAGTCTGAAGACAAATGCATGCCTTTCCGGAATGAACATTCCCTAGCTGTCTCAAGGATTAGGGCAATAGCACAGcactaatgaaaacatttcttttccagatacCTATGAAAAAGTATGTCGCTACATATCCAGAGAAAGTCGCTCGGTAGTTGTATCTGTTCAGTAAGTGAACCCTGCCCTCTTCTACTCTTTGGAGGTGATTGTTGCTGTGGTGTCATAGCAGAGCTGCACTGGATTTGGAGATGTGCTTTTTTTGCGGAGAAATTTCTATTGGATTCAGTGAAGTCCGTAAAGAGACAAACAGTGATAATGGAGATTTCATAGCTCATAACTATTCAGGCCCTGATACATGCAAAAAAGACCCAAATGGAAATATTTGACACACTAAGAAAATCTATAAAAGCCAGTATCTTGAAGCCAAATCTTCCTTGTGCCAAACATATGAATAAGATCCCcaaaataactgtatttataGAAAGAGAATAATCACACCGTATTACTCCCACTTTACACATACAAAGCAAAGGCACAAAATGATTAAATTATCTTGTCAAGGATGCACAGGGAGTTTTCAGCATGACTAAGAAATGTACAAAGTCTCACTCAGACTTGTAATCAGAAGAGAATCCTACTTTACTGAATCCTGGTGATTGAGTTCACAGTTTACAGCTTACCTGCAGTCACTAACTGAGAAACGCCTGCTTAGGGGGTAATGAGTATCCTCACCTAGAAGAAAAACACCCTAAAATGATAGGGCTGGAAGACAGCATAGGATACGATTTCCTGAATAACACCAACAACATTGCCTTCTCTTACTTTGGTTGTCTCTTTCTGTGTGCCAGGTACCGTTTAGCCCCTGAACACAAATACCCTGCTGCATATGAAGACTGTCTTACTGCCACCATACACTTCATGAAGAACGCAGAGCACTATGGTGTGGATCCTGCCAACATAACTGTCTGTGGGGACAGTGCTGGGGGCAATCTGGCAGCTGCTGTTAGCCAGACCCTTGCAGGTAGATCAGACCTCCCCAGCCTGCGTGCTCAGGTCTTGATCTACCCAGGCCTGCAGGCCCTGGACTTCAATTTACCATCCTACCATCAAAATCGAGGGGTCCCTCTCTTATTCCGAGAACgtgctgctttctttgctttgcagtaCCTCAATGGGCATGCACTGCATATGCAAGAGGTCTTGGAGGGCTCTCATATTCCTCCAGATATGAGGCTGAAGTACAGGAAGTGGGTGAGTCCAGATCACATCCCTGAAAAATTTAAGGTCAGAGGTGTTAAGCCACGTAAGTCCACTGATTTTATTGCTGAAGTTTATGAGACAGTGAAGAGATTCTGTGAGCCCAACCTGTGCCCGCTGCTGGCTGAAGATGCTGTGATTCAGCAGCTGCCTGAGTGTTTCATCCTGACTTGCGAGTATGATGTGCTGAGGGACGATGGCTTGCTTTACAAGAAGAGACTGGAGGACAACGGTGTTCCAGTGACCTGGTACCACCTCGAGGATGGATTCCATGGAATCATAAGCCTCTATGATTACTGTGGTTTGTCATTCCCATCTGGGAAAAGGGGATTGGACAGCGTTGTTAACTTCCTAAAAAGCTTATAGCAAACATCTTAGATTCCACGAGTCTGTTCTAGGAAAATGTCCTTTTAGGATATTGAATATCAGGTGATGGGTAGTCAATCAAGAGCAGCCACTAACAATGACAAACAAGGCTCATCAGAACCTCATTCCAGCTGTTAGTTGGAACATGGAATATGCAAACCTTGTACCACGCTGCAAGCCCTTATCGTTAGCTATGTCAATAAAGAAGAACATAATTTTGAATGGACATCCTGGTTTGTTCTGCTTCTTTAAGATAAAATTTCTCCATGAAGAGAGACGGTGTGTGTGCAGGTGCGTGTGGTGCGGTCTATAGAGGAGTATGTGCTTTATATCAGGGTGTTGTGGGACAATACGCTGTGCTCTGATTCTGAGCTGTATTAGAGAAAATATCCAGCTGATTTTCCTGGAGCCATTGTTTTGGTCAACAGGAAGTAGAACGTGGTTACTGGAACGACAGTCACCGTGGGGATAGCAAACACAAATGGTTCTGTGGCTACGCAGTTCCATGCCTCACTCACATCACCCAGCACACGGGCAGGCAGAAGTGGAGCCCCTTTCTGCCCCAGTTTTAGTGCTGGGCTACTGAGTAATCTTTCACCTACGTAACTTGAAGGACAATTCCAACAACCACGGGGGGCGATGCTGTTGAGACGAAGACATATGATAGCATCGCAAAACGATGGCCAGGACTGGTGGAAAATTGAACCCACATATTCCACTAAAGTTCTCAttggaaactggctggaagagaggaaaagggaaagatcCAGTCCTGTGGAGGTAGTGTACTGCTGCAGTCGtgagctgcagcccaggctcATGTCGGAAGAGTAAATGAAAGGGAGAAGGATGAGTACCTTGCTTGGCCTACCTCATTCTGTTCGTGATCTGCCATTCTTCTCCCTAAGTCAGGACAGAGCAAGGCCTGAGCACAGGTTATAATGTGTGGTTCCCACTGCACGTAACCTCAGCCAATTAAAAATGCTATAGCTCTTCTTTTGGCAGTCACTTCAGGCTGCTTTACAGCTTATATACAACAACAATATATATACCAACATTAGATAAAAGGCTTCATTAACCTGTAAGTTAATAGTTACTGTTACTTGCACCAGAGGATCTTTTATAACTTGGATATTGGTGTAATTTGCTGGTGTAAACAGAGCTGCTTGCAGATTGCATGGCCTGCTTAAGAGCTGAGCAGAATTTCAGCATTAGACATCTAACTTTGTCAAAACATGTCAGTTGGGTTCAATAGTAGAGCTGTAGAGGGCAAATCCTCCTGACTCTGCTAAAATGACTtcctttagattttttttttcccctggagcAAAATGCTAGACTATACTGCAGAGGctgacctgctgcagcagaagcagcaacaaaGGGACAGAACAAAGCTCCCAAAAGGGTTTATTAGTTCACGTGGCAGGGGGAAGTGTTTAACACCGTGAATAATTCTTCAAGGGCTGCGCAGTATCTTCCATTTACACCAAGGAATCCATCAGAATTTTACAGTGGTGGGTTATACCAGCTGACTTTACCATCTGAGAAAAAGTACATAGCACGACCTCTGTCCAAGtaagtgctttttaaatgcagcttctgTAATTATCAGCTTGCCTTAGCTGTACTGAGTGTTGCGTATCTCTCTAGTTCAGGAAAGACACTGGGAAACCGAACTGCAGCATATATAGAACAGACTTCGTTTCCTTCCCAGATCACAAACCAGACCAAACGCTAAGGAGAGCCATGGTGGAAAAACTGGaggtaaggaaaagaaatttcaaattaaCTCTATGTGTAAAAGaagatgctgcagctccatggccAGTTCACAGGATCCAGAGCCCCCTTGCTTGTTTGATTCAAGCAGGATGCCTTCCAGAGGTAGCAATGGCACATGCTTCTTGGCACTCTGGTTGTTTCCCAGTCTCTGCCTTGGAAAGTGGCCAGGGGacatgaagaaaaccagcacattACTACCAGCTAGGACTGGGGATTGTGTCTTCAGGGCATTCCCTGGGCTTTAATATGAGCTTGCTGATAAAAGAGGATTATTTCTGTCAGCACACCTCCACTTCATAGTAACAAACTGCACTTAAACATGTCCCAGATCTTTCACAATACTTTTCCCACAAGGATCATCCGCTAGAATGTCGCTCTCTCCAAGGTGCTTCTCCACCCCCAAATATTCTTACCATCTCTCCTGACAGACAGTTGGAAGGTAGTAAACGTAAGGCTAGTGCATACTGAAAAGCAGCACCAGACAatcagcttttcatttgcagGCTTCTTAGATGCATCTGCAAATCCGTGATGCATGTATTGAAATGAGACCAATCAGTTCTCATTACATACTGATGTAGTTGCTTAATTTAACTAGAAATTTACTTTACTTGAAATGCAAATGCCCTTATTTTCAGGGACTAAATTCTAAGTAATGTAAGTACTGGCCAAGTTTTATGATATCACTGGGAGGACAGTCTGGCTCAAAAGCACGCTAAGCCAGCTGAGGGCTGTGTACAAAACCAATCAATCCGTGTGGTTTCATGTACCTCTCATTTCAGGGCCTGCCAAGGCAGCACTTCTTCACCCATCATGAGGAGCCAAGAAGCCGCAATTTAGTATCGGAGTATGATGATAAATACAACAGACATGGTTACAACCCTGTGCTGCCTCCTCTCCGCAAGTGGAGTGGATCCAAGTCTTCCTGGATTCCTCAGAAATCAGATTTCCCCATTACTGGTAGGTTTTGGCATTATTAATTCAATCAGATGGAACATGGTGCAGTGGTCAATACATAGACTTCGAGCCAGGAACCTCCTGTTTTAATTCTTGTGGTGAATTCTGGCTGACATCTTACCCAGTCCGTAGCTTGTTTTTTGGATTGATGAAGTGGAAATGTTACCCATACAATACTTAATCACCACAGGAAGCAGTGAAGGGTAGTGCAAATGAACAGATTTCTCTCCCCTATTCAATAATGCAAGAcaccagctgaaaacaaagagagCTGTGAGACACAACTAGCAGCAGAATTCATGGAGTATTATTATGTTTCTGAATTTAAGTGTACATTAATGTACATCTCTGTTAACTTTCTAAGTATCTACCAGAAAGACTATGAAGAATCAGGACTCCTTATATTTATACAATTAACGCTGTCCTATCAATATTTAAGACTGACTTTTCCCTTCCAGCCAGAGGGTAGGCACACATGCCCCGGGAACAAAAAGATCCGTTTTGTCCTTAATCTGCTGTCCAAATAGTACGAGTATTCCCTCAGACATCTGTGGAGTAAAAACACCAGGATCAAAAGTTTAATTCTATCATTTCTAATAGTCAATCATTTCCTGTCTCAGAACCACCCACCAACTATGGCCTTCTTGAGCACCTGATGAAAAAATGGCACAAGAAAGAAGCTGGAGTGATGAACAGCGTCTACACCATTTCCTATGAAACCCCATCAATTCCTGCTTTTGCTACTCATCATCTGAGACAACCACCTAAAACTCCTGGTCTCCCTTTCATCCAGGGAAGTCTTCCCCAGAATGTCAGTGGAATCCTGGACTATGAAAGGCTTAGAAATATCTGCAAGTCATCAGCTGACTGGTGAGAGCCAGCAGAGCAAAGGGACGCCTCTGTCTAAACTGCTTAGGGTGACCTTAAGTACTACTTAAATTAGCTTTGCTCATGGACGTGGGAATGATCTGTTCCATGCACAAGCAATGAGAATTAGGTCATCTAGGCAGAGGGCTGTCTACTAGTTAGAACAAGTTGCTGGTTACATTCTGTCTTGCAGATGGCTGGGAAATTTTCAGAACAtattaaatcactgaaaaaacaatttaatcTGTTGGTTTCTAGTCAATTAATagttgcagaaaggaaaaaaccaagagCAGGACTGAACCTGAGAGGATATAAATCTCTTAATTGCTTTGTCCTTGgttgtgttttccattttcacacAGCTTGCTATCCACTTGTTCAAAGACAGGGTAGAAAAGGAACTTGTGTTATTCCATTATGTGCCTAAAACATCCAAGAATAAAGTAAACATATGGAATGGCTGCCTGCCTAAGGACAAGGGGAACCAAGGTTTCTCCCAGTGCATAAACAAGCAGACCTTGATTACCCTTGGCTTTACATCCTGAATGGCACTTAGTGGTAGATAAGCTGCAGAGTAAACTGCATTAGCCAACCTTACATTACCAAACAGTAAACCTAGAAGAAATAGCTGTGGGTGTCCTTTATACTGCTGAATGGGCCACCCTGACACTTTACTCAGTTGAGAAAGCATGGGAAGGACCTATGTAGAAAGTGCTGGCAGAATCCAAATTCTTATTACACTGCTGTGCAACTTCTGCATCTAAACCACATCTGGTCCTGAGGAGCTATCTGCAaggttcagctgctgctgatctGAGCCTTAACAATAAACTTGTAGCAAGTTAAAGGCTTAGATTAAATATATCTGGATTTAATTGAGTGCATATTTATCTTTTCATCGATTTTGCTCAAAATTAGcagcaatatatttatttttaggagCAAGATAAAGTATACACCTTAGTCATGGCACAGACAAGCCTCTGGCCATGGTCTGTACAGAGTTTTACCTCTGCAACGTTTCAGTCACTGTGGTTGAGGTTTGCTTTTCCAAGGTTGGATTTTCAAACTGAAGGACCCTGATGGTTCAGATGTGTGTGTAGAGCAACAGTGGCACCTATTGGCAAAGTAATTCCTCACCAAGCTGGGAGAGATCCCAAACTGTCTGCGGGGCCCATGAatcagaaagcagctttggtAATGAAGTCTTTTAGAGATGCAAGAGCCCTGATAATAGCAAAGCATCATCTGGCGTTACTTGGGCTTCAAAGCCCCAGGGAGATCAAAGGCAATGagaaaaaactgaaagcaaaagaggGGAAAGCAGCCATTGAAACAGAGCCAGCTAttagtgctgtgctgcagaaaacatGTTCTCTTGacaaaacagctttaaaataatccATAAAGAAGGTATTGCTCACAATGGGACACAAATTGGCCGCTACAGAAATTCTTGCAGCCACAAAGAAGTCCATACAGATTAACTTTATGACTATAGAAATACgactattaaaaatgtatttttctgtttattaccCACATGCtaagcttttaaatgaaaataccaCTCAGGCATGCATCCTAGTAACACAACGAAGCCCATATGATGTGTAGAATACAGCTTAGAAAACTACACAAAGATAGTCTTTACTTCATGCAACTCTCGGTTTGCTTAAAAATCTGCTCATCAATCATTCAcagttattaaatatttacagtaaatgaaacatttacGGTTATTACCTACTGTGCTTCTAGAATCAAAGCGCATATATGGAAAGAAATGGCCGGATGATGTACAGGGAATTACTGAGGTGCACAAGTCCCACCTATGAAGCCTCTGCAAACATTAATTCCCAATCTGGAAGCTGGGCAGCGCTCCCCAGCACAGGTCTAAGCTGTTCAACTGCTGAGGCATTTATgagtaaaatataaaactacAACACTGAAAGGGACCACACCAAGCTCAGTAGCTAAGTagatgaaatgcattttgataGGGAGATTCTTAAACAGACAAATGCACAACTCCACAAGACATGTCAGTTGTGATTAATAACACCCGGGAGCAAAATATCCACTTTGAAGTGTTTAACTGATTAGCTATTGTCACTTCAGCAACACTGAGCATCCAGCCCAGATataagtctgatgaggaacggctgagggacctggggggttcagtctggagaagagaaggctcaggggggaccttatcgctctctgcaactgcctgacaggaggatggagccaggagggggctgggctctgctcccagggaacaagggatgggacaaaaggaaacggcctcaagctgcaccagggcaggtttagatggagctgaggaacaattccttccccagaaggtgctcaggcattggaacaggctgcccagggcagtgctggagtcaccgtccctgcaagtgttcacaccccgtgtagccgaggccctcagtgccatgggttagtggtggccttggcagtgctgggaatggttggacttgatgagcttaaaggtcttttccaaccgggttgattctgtgattctatggtatCTAGTGAGCTTTTTGGTGACTCAAGCCTCAAGCTGAACTGACGACAGAATCCAGGCTTCTCCATCTCTTGATCTAAGTTCAGTGAAGGAGGAATCAAACACCACCTAGCCAGTAACCAAAACTGAATGAATGTATCTCAAACGCATTGCTCAAATATTCTAGAAGACAAAATTTCAGACAGAAGAGCACTGACAGTGAAgcttcctccccttttcttttccctacaAAATGTAGTTGACCTAGATTATTCCAGACAGAACCCCCCAAAACAGGAAGGTCAAGCCATTGCTGAAAGCAATGCTGCAGATACATGGGTACTCCAAGAATACCTCATTGATATTTTCTTGCTGACCATTTTTATTAGGtgggtcatagaatcatagaatagttaggatcggaaaggaccttaaaatcatctagttccagtccTAGGGTCTGATCCTGTATGTCTGTTTTATTCCCAATAGATAGAGATAagaatatacatatttttttcccaactaTTATACTGCATTTGGCACAAGTGCATTGAAGTAGGAAAGGCAGATAAAAACGGACACCTACACCTATAGACAAAAACGAAGGGTATCTAAGCTAATTCTTGCTGAGACGAACAATATTGTTTTAATCAGTTACAATATTGCTGTGCTAGAGATTCCTTTAATAATAAATACCCTGTTGTGTCTAATGCAAATGTGTTTCCCAATTCCCTCAAATGTTCAGAAATTACAAGGACTTTTATTCAAGATAAACCCACCAGCACAGAGGTCATTTTGCCTGTGCTTCAAGAACAGGCAAAAACAATTACAATGTTCACAGCTGCCATGGAAAAGAGgtgagaaaatgtgaaatatcaTCAGTAAAAACCTGCAATAACTCAGAAATCCGTTTACCAGTAATGTAAAAGGCAGCCAACTACTGAAAATGTACCACAGAAGCGCTGGGTTACACTATGAAGATGCACACTTTTCAGAAGGAGGGGATATTAAGAGATCAACTTGAAATATAGACCTGGTGATGAACACTCTTGAACTTGGAGACCTCTGAAATATGGATCCAGTTCAGAACTTCAGTATATTTGTATCAGATAAGTAGGCGATGTTCTGGCACGCTCTGATGCTGTAAGGCATAATTCACTGCTCTACAACAAGCACTTTGGGATTCCTGGGAATTGTTACAATATGTTAAGGACTACATTTTGCCAACACATCAGATTTATCCAAGCTTTTTAGAGAAACTTTCTTTTAGTCTCAGGTCACTTGTGACTGGAAAGAGTGCACCAGTCTCTTCAGGTTTTCATGGAGTAAATAGAGGTTTTGATAAAACCTTCTAGACAGCCTTGATTGCATGAACTCAGACTCATACTTGAACTTCTGTGACATTAAAGAGGCAAAGTGGTAGCTGGAATTGATGCACATCTCTCAAAGCAAGCGTGGTTCTTGCCTTGGAGGAGAGTGATGTCAGCCTGGATGAGCTGCACAAACAAGACGACAGATTCTTTGGACAGAGCATCTCAGTCAGGGTCAGGACTCCAACAAGGAACACTGATTCTGGCTGGCAAGGTCTGCAGTAACTGGGGACTGCGGGTGCCAGCTGAGAA
This genomic window contains:
- the C16H1orf158 gene encoding uncharacterized protein C1orf158 homolog; this translates as MVEKLEGLPRQHFFTHHEEPRSRNLVSEYDDKYNRHGYNPVLPPLRKWSGSKSSWIPQKSDFPITEPPTNYGLLEHLMKKWHKKEAGVMNSVYTISYETPSIPAFATHHLRQPPKTPGLPFIQGSLPQNVSGILDYERLRNICKSSADW
- the LOC115617555 gene encoding arylacetamide deacetylase-like 4, which encodes MALLPALLLLLLLGLAALAAVLAVVLLSLPSYDIPPGVNQPAKLRLVLAVLLGTAALGRILEKTGLCNQITFGRYVRQGRKLGVDPKLFIQDLQFNKVPVRVYQPKATSDGRRRALIFFHGGGWVFGSLDTYEKVCRYISRESRSVVVSVQYRLAPEHKYPAAYEDCLTATIHFMKNAEHYGVDPANITVCGDSAGGNLAAAVSQTLAGRSDLPSLRAQVLIYPGLQALDFNLPSYHQNRGVPLLFRERAAFFALQYLNGHALHMQEVLEGSHIPPDMRLKYRKWVSPDHIPEKFKVRGVKPRKSTDFIAEVYETVKRFCEPNLCPLLAEDAVIQQLPECFILTCEYDVLRDDGLLYKKRLEDNGVPVTWYHLEDGFHGIISLYDYCGLSFPSGKRGLDSVVNFLKSL